The proteins below are encoded in one region of Mus caroli chromosome 10, CAROLI_EIJ_v1.1, whole genome shotgun sequence:
- the Ndufa4l2 gene encoding NADH dehydrogenase [ubiquinone] 1 alpha subcomplex subunit 4-like 2, which translates to MAGTSLGARFYRQIKRHPGLIPMIGFICLGMGSAGLYLLRLALRSPDVCWDRKNPEPWNRLSPNDQYKFLAVSTDYKKLKKDRPDF; encoded by the exons ATGGCAGGAACTAGTCTAGGGGCCCGCTTCTACCGGCAGATAAAAAGACACCCTGGg CTCATCCCAATGATTGGCTTCATCTGCTTGGGCATGGGCAGTGCCGGACTCTACTTGCTGCGACTTGCCCTGCGCAGTCCTGATGTCTG CTGGGACAGAAAGAACCCGGAGCCCTGGAACCGCCTGAGTCCCAATGACCAGTACAAG TTCCTTGCCGTTTCCACCGACTACAAGAAGCTGAAGAAGGACCGGCCAGACTTCTAA